From Candidatus Culexarchaeum yellowstonense:
CCATAATTAGATTTAGGATGTGTTGTAATTGGATTTGTTAGATTTAGTAGTTTAAATATGTCTAGAATGTATGTGTTTCCTGGTTTGAAGTTGAAGTAGTTTTTCACAAATCTACTGACTGTTAGCATAGCGAAGTTGCTGGTGTCAGTTATTTGCAAACTGATTTTATCTCCTAAGCGTAGGAAATTTTTCGTCACTATGGACATAAACCCTTCATTAGGCTTTAATTTGAAAAATGCATCTACAATTTCATCTGGATTTAAATTGCTTATGGTGCAAGTATACGTTACTTGTGTAGGACTTATCCAAGATTTCACCATATTTTTGAACTGTATCCCCATGTGATATTCGAGAGATTTGGTTATATTGTAGATGTATGCATCAATATCCCTATCATCAACAATGCCTTTTATGACAAAGTTGCTATAAAAGGTTAATTCACTAGAACCCACAATATATGTGAACATCGTAGAATAAGTTGCACCAGCAACTCTAGGTAAAATGGGAGACAACTCAACCCCATTGAACATAATGCTAAAATAAACATCACCACTATAGTACACGGTTACATGAATATGTTCGAATGATTTCTCAAAATCAACCTGAGATGGGAAAACCACATTTGACATTGGAAATGAAAATGCATACAAATAGCTATAGTTAAGAGTACCAATAAATGTAAAAGCAATCAATATTGCAATTAACTTTACGTGAAGACTTCTCAACATCAAATGACTATTTATTTCAAGAAAATTTAAAATTTACCATATATATATTAACATGTTCATTGTAAAGGAATAAATTATACGCAAATGCATAATTTTGCTGATTTTCATATCTTTGTGCATTGCATTTATAGCAGCAAAGGATACTATAATATTACTTTCATTTCTAACATTAATATCGATTACATCAGCCTTACGCATCAAGTATTATACTGTAACTTAATGGATTAACGTTCACACAATTAATATACAATGCTTCAAATGCAATTTCAGCATTAATACCGGAGATACTTAGTGAAACAAGGCTTAAAGTCATCACAGCAATAAGGATGCTCACACCAGACCAACACTACAACAATTTCAGCATGAACATCCTAAATGCTAAGATGGCTTTAGACCCATTTGGAATATTCCCAAGGGGACACCGCCTGGAAGATCCCTAACCATAATTGAAAGCTTAGCAATATCATGGCCAAACCTAGCAATAATAACATCAATACTAATAGCATTCATAGCAGCATCCTACATAAAATTCCTAAGAGAAGAAGTGAGATGTTAAATGGAGATTCAAATTTACGTGTATTATAATTTCTTTAAGTGGAATTATAAAAAGTTGTGGTGTTTTTGTGCAGTCTCCTTTTTGAATTTATTTTTGTGAGGTTTTCTTTATTTTTGGTTTTGCAGGTTTTTCAGGTATAATTCCTTGGGGACGAAACATTATCACTAGTATGAGTGCTAGGGCTAGTAGTATTTGTTCAAGCCAGACAACTGAGAATGGTACGTATGCTTCAAGTGAATACTTGTAGTATGTTATGACTCGTCTAAATATGATTACTATGGCCACTCCTACTAATGCTCCAATATTATTTCCCATTCCACCAATCATGGCCATTAACCAAGGCCAGAAAGTCCAATCAGTTCTAGTATATGCAGCAGCCATTACAGTACCACAATAGAAGCTCCAAAGGGAACCTGCAATACCAGCAATCGCCGACCCCAACATCATTATCTGAATTTTAACTTTCACAACATCTTTCCCTACACATTCAGCTGTAAGTTCATTTTCTCTAACAGCCTTTATCAATCTCCCATAAGGCGATGAAACCAAATATTGAAGGAAGAAGAATATTAGTATTGAAATTGCCAGTATTAGTATTATTAGGAATTGGGATGCTATGTCACCCATCCATATGAAAACGTTTGGAACTGAAACCCATGCTGTTCCTCCAACAAGGGGGGTGTAATTTAACCCTATAATCCTAGCAGCTTCAGCCATAGCTATTAGAACCATCATTAAATAATCAGCTCTCAACCTTATCGCTGGATATGAAGCTATAAACCCTATAATTGCACTTATGATGATCACTAATATTATGGTTGAGAAGAATATTGCCAAGCCCTTCAACGGATCATTCCTCACAACATTGTTAATCATACTTATAATCATGGGGTTATACATTATGTAGTCTAAATCGCTTCTTACGCCACATATCCACATTCCAATTCTACCAGCCAGCGCACCAGTAACATAAGCCCCGGTAGCTACGGATAAAGCTAATCCAAAGTTTGGTATACCAGTATATCCATATTGCAGGTTTAACGCTAATGTAACTATTAGGTATACGGCGAAGAACACTATGATGTCAAGCAGCCAGCCTATACTTTCCATCAACCTTGCCCACCTCTAATTTTAGCCATAGCCTTTGAAGCTCTCCTCGCTTGAATATCCTCTATTAAGCCAGTTATCCCCCTTGGGAATAGCAATAGTACTATACACATTATTGTTAAGGGTATTAGGGATCTATATCCAGTTAGCTGTGCCCCAAAAGTTTGAGCTAAGAGATATGTTCCAAGTATTTCAGTTAAACCTATTATGTATGCTCCGATCATTGCACCATAAATGCTGGATATACCTCCAAGTATAGATGCTGCGAAAACGCTGGTCATTAGCATACTTCCAGTATATGGGTGTCCCTGAAACCAGAGGGGCAATAGTGATCCTGCAATTCCAGCTATCCCAGCAGTTAACATCCATGAAATTGTGCAAGCCAATTCCACATTAACCCCCAAAATGGAAGCTAAACTTGGATCTTCAACAACAGCTCTAAGGGATATGCCAAACTTAGTTCTCGTCAACATTAAATGGAGAAGTATTATTAAAGTTAGGAGGAAAATTGTTGAAACCACAAGGACTCCAGGCAACCCCATAAACTCAAAATCCAAATGTCTAAATAGGAAAAGTCTTGAGTAGGATCCTACCATTGGATACAGATAATCTGCATATATATTCAATAGTGCGGAAATCATTATTTGCATAGCCAATGTAGATATGGTTAATGAAATCATAGTTCCACCAAACCTTTTCAGAGTTCTTAAGACGCCATTATATATTAGGGCACCGGAGAACGCGGATATTAGGAAGGCTATTGGCACAGCCACATATGGATTAGACTTCCAAACTTGAGCTACAGTAAACGTTATGTAAACGCCAATACCAGCAAATTCCCCATGAGCAAAATTGGGTATTTTTGCTATTAAGTAGGTTAAAGTGAAACCGACAGTTAACATGAATAATAGATTTGCATACATCAATGCATCTTCTATTAATGCTGGTGGAATCATAATTTCTTCACCCCAAGATAAAGCTTCCCCAATTCAGGATGCTCTAAGAGCTCTTTCGAGCTACCCTCATATATTACTCTGCCAGAAACAAGTAGGTAGGCTCTATCACTCACTTCCAAAGCCTTCCTTGCCACTTGCTCCACCAACAGTATTGTTAGCTTGGACTGCTCTCTCAACTCAATAATTTTATTTAAAACTTCAGTGGCTATCTTTGGTGCAAGATTACCAGTAGGCTCATCAAGCATTATAAATTTGGATTTCATTATGAGTGCCATAGCCATTGAAAGCATCTGCCTCTCGCCACCACTAAAAGTTTTAACCTTCCTATCTAGACAAGCTTTAAGGAATGGGAAAACGCTCAAAGCGTATT
This genomic window contains:
- a CDS encoding branched-chain amino acid ABC transporter permease; this encodes MESIGWLLDIIVFFAVYLIVTLALNLQYGYTGIPNFGLALSVATGAYVTGALAGRIGMWICGVRSDLDYIMYNPMIISMINNVVRNDPLKGLAIFFSTIILVIIISAIIGFIASYPAIRLRADYLMMVLIAMAEAARIIGLNYTPLVGGTAWVSVPNVFIWMGDIASQFLIILILAISILIFFFLQYLVSSPYGRLIKAVRENELTAECVGKDVVKVKIQIMMLGSAIAGIAGSLWSFYCGTVMAAAYTRTDWTFWPWLMAMIGGMGNNIGALVGVAIVIIFRRVITYYKYSLEAYVPFSVVWLEQILLALALILVIMFRPQGIIPEKPAKPKIKKTSQK
- a CDS encoding branched-chain amino acid ABC transporter permease; the protein is MIPPALIEDALMYANLLFMLTVGFTLTYLIAKIPNFAHGEFAGIGVYITFTVAQVWKSNPYVAVPIAFLISAFSGALIYNGVLRTLKRFGGTMISLTISTLAMQIMISALLNIYADYLYPMVGSYSRLFLFRHLDFEFMGLPGVLVVSTIFLLTLIILLHLMLTRTKFGISLRAVVEDPSLASILGVNVELACTISWMLTAGIAGIAGSLLPLWFQGHPYTGSMLMTSVFAASILGGISSIYGAMIGAYIIGLTEILGTYLLAQTFGAQLTGYRSLIPLTIMCIVLLLFPRGITGLIEDIQARRASKAMAKIRGGQG
- a CDS encoding ABC transporter ATP-binding protein; the protein is MIEVDNLNAGYGKLHILYDVNLKVNNNEIVTVLGPNGSGKSTLLKTIMGLTTIYGGRIIFDGKDITKLRPDEKARLGLAYIPQIGNVFTNLTVKENLIMAGLTLDKSEFNDRLEYALSVFPFLKACLDRKVKTFSGGERQMLSMAMALIMKSKFIMLDEPTGNLAPKIATEVLNKIIELREQSKLTILLVEQVARKALEVSDRAYLLVSGRVIYEGSSKELLEHPELGKLYLGVKKL